The segment GGTGAGCCCGGAGAATATGTAAAATACCACAAAGTCTATGACCGTGAGGATAAGCCTTGTTTTATCTGCCAAACTCCCATAACAAGAATTACTCTGGGAGGAAGAGGAACCTATTTTTGTCCAAGGTGCCAAAAATAGACCTGGGTAGAAAGTGGTTGGTTAAGGAGTTAGATGGTCAATATTAAAGCAAAAATTATCTCTAATACCCCAGTTGCTCGTGAGCATTCGAGGCTCGTTTTAGAAGTACCAGAGATGGTTAAAGAATCCCAGCCCGGACAATTTATGCACATCCGGGTGCACGAAGGTTTAAATCCTTTATTGAGAAGACCGTTTAGCATACACAGAATAGTGCATCCGAACACCAGAGCACCTGTATACCAGGTTGAGATTCTTTATAAGATAAGAGGAAGAGGAACAGAGCTTTTAGCAAAAAGAAAAAAGGGAGAGTTTCTAGATGTTATTGGCCCTTTAGGAAAGGGTTTTCCCCTTCCACTAGAGGCAGATACCAGTGTGCCAAGGACTTATTTGCTTGTAGCAGGAGGGATAGGAATAGCTCCACTACTTTTTCTTGCAGAAAAATTAGCGGAATTCAAAATTCAGAATTCAAAATTAAAAATTATTGCTTTTGTAGGATTAAAAACTAAAAATTATCTTCTTTGCGAAAAGGAACTTAGAAGTTTGTGCGATGAAGTAAAGATTTCCACCGAAGACGGCTCCTTGGGTTTTAAAGGTTTAGTTAGCGATTTATTAAAGGATTTTCTGTTAACCGTAGACTCTGAACCGTTCACCTTATACTCTGCTGGTCCAATTTTAATGTTGCAAGAAATTAAAAAAATTGCTAATATGTTTAAAATTTTGTGTTTTGGCTCTTTAGAAGAAAATATTGCCTGTGGTTTAGGAGGATGTTTTGGTTGTGTAGTAAAGACTACCGAGGGCTATAAAAGGGTTTGTAA is part of the Candidatus Omnitrophota bacterium genome and harbors:
- a CDS encoding dihydroorotate dehydrogenase electron transfer subunit, which codes for MVNIKAKIISNTPVAREHSRLVLEVPEMVKESQPGQFMHIRVHEGLNPLLRRPFSIHRIVHPNTRAPVYQVEILYKIRGRGTELLAKRKKGEFLDVIGPLGKGFPLPLEADTSVPRTYLLVAGGIGIAPLLFLAEKLAEFKIQNSKLKIIAFVGLKTKNYLLCEKELRSLCDEVKISTEDGSLGFKGLVSDLLKDFLLTVDSEPFTLYSAGPILMLQEIKKIANMFKILCFGSLEENIACGLGGCFGCVVKTTEGYKRVCKEGPVFNLEEIIWE